From the Campylobacter volucris genome, the window CGCTTTTTTTGTCCAGCAGAAAGTTTGGTGGTGCTAAAATTTTCTTCTATGATTTCAACCTTACTATCAAGCTCTAAAATTTTAAGCCAATATTCTAAATCATCTTGTGAAAATTTTTCATCTTTTAAAATTTGTGTAAATAAATGAAAATCACTAAATATTGCACTAATTAATGCTCTATATTTATAAATATTTTCTGATGTTATTAGCTCATCATCAAGAAAAATTTTTCCTTTAAAGTCTGTAAAAAGCCCCGCTAAAATCATAGAAAAAGTTGATTTTCCACTGCCATTTTTACCGATTAAAAAAATACATTCTCCTTTTTTTAACTCAAAATTTACAGGATAAAGCATGAATTTTTCATTATAAGCAAAAGAAACATCTTTTAAACTTATCTTACTCCATTGAGTTTTTTCTTGTGTGAATTTAAATTCTTGCTGGTATTCTTGCAGATTTAAATTTGAAATTTTATCCAAAGCTATTTTTGCCATAAGTATGGTTGGAAAACTTCCTATCATCGATACTAGTGGGGTTCTTAAAAACAATACGCTTAAAGCAATGGTTGTAGCATTTTCAATACTTGCAAATTCATATGCTAAAGCTATGTAAAATTCTACTCCAACTAAAGCTAACATCGCACTATTGCTCCAATTATTCGATAAAATATGTAAAATATTTCCTATAGTTGAGCTTTTTTTCTTTTTTAATGCATTGATTTGGAACTCATTTTCATAGTATTGTTTTGCCCTTAAAGGGTTTAAGGTAAGTTCATTGTGTCCTTGGAGTATGTTTTGATAATTTTTTTGCAAAGCATCATCATTTTCTCTTGCATTTTTAAAATAAAAATAAACCTTGCTCATTAAAAAGTGATTGATAATAAATACACAAATTATCCACACCAAGCACAAAAAGAAAAGCTCTAAAGAAAGATAGGATATATAAGCACTTGTACAAAAAATCAAAACACTAGATTGAACAAATTCAGGAAAACGCAAAAGTCCAAAAGAAATGCTTCTTACATCATTATTTAAAGATGCAAGTATCCTTGCTTTTGTAGTATTTAATATACTTAAAATATTAGTATCTAAAATTTGCTTTACAACCCTTCTTTGCATTTTGAAAATAAAATTTTGTCCAAAAGAACTAAGAGTGATTTCTACAAAAGAAGAACTTGCAAAAAACAAAAGCAATAAAAGTACAAAATAAATAATAATATATGGATTTTCAAGTTTTGATTTAAGTAAAAATTCATTGATAAAAACTAAGGTTAAAACGCCTATTAAACTAGTTAGGATACTAAAAAATAAAAAAAGACATATTTTGATTTTATTTTCTTTAAATAAGGCTAGTATGAAATTCAAATCAATTACCACTTAAAATATATACTTTACTTGCTAAATCCTTAAATGTCTTAGAATGGATTAAATTTTGGCAAGATTTTGATTTTGAAAGACTTTGAAATTCTGTATTTGCTAATTCTTTTAAGGCATTATCAAGTTGATTTTTTAAATTTAAATCACTAGGTTTTTTTAAAAGCTCATTTTTTAAATTGGCTATATTTTGAAAATTATTATTTGTTTTTGTGCTAATTCCTAAAAGCAAAACACTTTCTTGATCAACAAAAACTACCTTAAAACATTCTTCATCATTACCAACACCAAAATAAAGCTCTTTGCTAGAATTTTGCAAAGAAGATAAATCCTCGTTTTTAATATTTGCTACATTACTCATTAAAGCAATGCTTGAAAGTGCTTCATTTTTTAAAACATAATTGCTTACATCATTGATAAATATTTTAAGATTACTTAGTGCTTGAGTAGCACTTGCTTCATCTTTACTAGCACCAAGCTTTGGCAGGGCAATAGCTGCTAAAACTCCTAGTATAATCACCACAAAAACTAATTCCATGATAGTAAATGCTTTTTTCATAATTTACCTTGTAAATTTTGCACTTTTGGATTAATAAGATCCTCACAAATATCAACAAATTCTTGTTTTTCATAAGCTTCACAAGCTGCTCTTGCTATCATTAGAGCATTATCTGAGCAATACTCAAGTGGAGCTAATAAAAGCTCACATTCATAAATTTTACATAAATTTTCAATTTGCTCTCTTAAGCTTAAATTAGCACTAGCACCACCTACTACACCAAAGCGTTTAAATTTATATTCTTTAAAAATTTTTGATAATTTATCCATGATATGTGCTATAGCTGTTTTTTGAAATGCATTAGCAATCTCACATTGTCTTTCTTTGGAAAGTTCTTGTTTTAAAATTTCTAACCTAACTTGATTTTTAAGCCCTGAAAAACTATAGCTTAATTCTTTAGAATGGAGCAAAGGTGTGCTAAATTCCAAAGAATTATTTTTTGCTTGTTTGGCCAAATTTTCTATGATAGCCCCTCCAGGGTATCCTAAATTCATCATTTTGGCTACCTTATCAAAACTTTCACCAAAACTATCATCGCTAGTTCTTATAAGCTCACTAATTTTGCCTTCATTATTGACAAAAAGCACCATAGTATGGCCACCACTTACAAGCAAAACTCCCATATCTAACTTAATGCTTTGCTCTAAAAATAAAGAATAAATATGACCTTTTAAATGATTTATCGCAATCAATGGTAAATTTAAACTAACTGCAAGCATCTTAGCCATAGCCACACCACCAATCAAACTCACACTAAGGCCAGGTTCATTAGTAACAGATATAGCACATAATTGATCAAAATATTTTTTACATTGATCTAAAATTTGTGGCAAGGCTTGAGTATGCAATCTCGCAGCAAGCTCGGGCACTACTCCGCCATATTGATTGTGCTCGTTTTCTTGTGATATTTTTTTATAAAAAATACACTCATAAGTATTTTTATTTATAATAGCAATAGAACTATCATCACAAGAACTTTCTATAGCTAAAATAAGATTTTTCATTCAAATTCCACTAAAATCATTCCAAGGAATTTATCTTTTTGATCTGCTTTTTCTATGAAATTATTTGAAATATCTACATTTTTAATTTCTTTTGTATGGGTATTTTTAGCCAAAATTTGCTCGTTTAAATTTGCATTTTTAAGCTCATAAAATTCAACTCTATAAATTTTTCTTTTTTTATCTAAAGAATATCTACTTTGCATTTGATTTTTAGAAATTAATATCTCGCTTTCATCTTTACCTCTATCAAATCCTATAACATTGACTCTCACGCCAGAAATAGCAGGAATTTTGAAATTTTGCTTCACCATAATTTTCTTTGCAAATGAAGTTTGTATGTTTTGACCATCTACTATTAATTCTACACTATCTAAAGCATTTGAAAATTCAAAATACTCAGGATAAATTCTAGTTTGCAAACGATTTCCATAATTAATCGAGTATGAATTTTTTCCTGAAATTACAGCTGTAATTTCATTACTTGCTTCATAGTTTAAAGCTTGATTTACAGGGAAAGGAAGGAATTTTATAGTCGGATTTGGACGATCTAAATAAATTAAAATTTTATCATTAAATAGCCTTACTTCCAAAGGTTTTTCTATGGCTTTATAAACACCATTTGGGGTTAATTCAAAAGTTCTAGTAAATTCTATATTTGCTTTTTTTAAATAATACTCTATTGCTAAAAGATGATAATACACTCTTAAATGCGTAGGTAAATTTTTACTTGCTTCATTAGCAAAAGCTGCTTTGTGGTTAGATACAACAAAATAAGTTAAAGCTTTAAGCATATCTTTGTCATTTTTTTCTTGGGTTTTGGTATTTTTTAAATGATATTGGTGTTCTTGAGTTATCAAAGCTTTGTTTATATTTTCTACTGCTTCTTTAGCAATATTTTCTAAATCAGCATATTTAGTCGAATTAACCTCGCTTTGGTCAATTATACTAGTATTTCCCCATCTGTTTGGATTTTTATCTTTATTTTCATACTTTGGTCTATAAAATCCACTACCATCGTGTAGATTAATTACCATATTTATTTCAGGAGTTAAAATAAGCTCTTTTATACGCTCGATGGTGTGATAGTCAGGATCGTTTTTATCAAGATTTGCAAATTTTCTATTTAAATCTCCAAAATTACCTCTATTTCTAGCAATAATGCTTTCAAAAGCTAAATTTGGAACTACGATAATTTTACCCTTAGTGATATTATAATCACTCAAAAGCAAACTCGCAGCATGAAATCCTCCTGGCTCATCTCCTTGTATGCCTCCAAGAATTAAAACCGTATTATTATCATCTAAACTCTTACCATTTTCTTTAACGCTAAATGTCAAAGAAAAAGCTAAATTTATAAATACACCCAAGCATATTAAAAATTTCATCTTATCTCCCATCTAAATATAATTTAACTTGAGCATTATACTCAAAAACATCTTCTATATCATTGATTTTTGGCACCCCAAAATGATCAAGTGCTTTAAAAATTCCTTTAGCTATATCTAAAAACCCAACCTTTTCTTCTAAAAATTTATACACCATATATTCATTTGCACTATTAATAATCACACCTAAATCAGGATTTTTCAAAAGTTCATCTTTTAATGTAAATATAGGATATTTTTTTAAACTAATCTTTTCAAATTTCAAATTTTGCATTTTTATTAAATCAAGCGTTTGTATATAAGTTTTATTATGATTTTTTAAAATGGCTTGTGCTATAGATAAACGCATATTAGCATGAGAAAAATACGCACTAATACCACCATCTTTAAATTCACACAAAGCATGCACTAAAGATTTTTTTTCTATCAAAGCATCGATATTTGTAAAACCATATAAATGATAAGCTTCTATGATTTCAAAAAGCTTATTGCACATACTAGCACTATCTATAGTTATCTTAGCACCCATAGACCAATTAGGATGTTTTAAAGCTTGTTTCAGAGTTACATCTTTTAAATCTTTAATTTTGTATTTATAAAAAGCCCCACCACTTGCGGTAATAAAAAGTTTTTTAATGTTTTTTCTTTTTTCAATTAGACATTTTAATGCTGCATGCTCACTATCAATTGGCATAATTTTAGAAGTATCAAAAAATTTTCCTGCTACTACTAAGCTTTCTTTGTTTGCTAAAGCTAAATTTTTTCCTAGTTTTTGCGCCATTAGGCTAGAATTTAAACCTGCAAAACCTACGATGGCATTTACCACCAAAGAGCTTTTACACTGACTAATCATCTCTTTTAAACCCTCTTGAGCGACAAAAATTTTATTATGATTGACTAATTTTTTATCTTTAAAATCTTGTATGCAAACAAATTTAGGCTTAAATTTGGCAATTTGCTCATTTAAAAGTTTTATATTTTTTCCACAAGATAAAGCCTCTATGGCAATATTATTTTTATGAGCTATATAAAGAGTATTTACACCTATACTTCCTGTGCTTCCAAGTACAATCATACCAATGCTGCCATTGCAAATGCTGCTATCATTATCGCATCAATTCTATCTAAAATTCCACCATGACCTGGTATGAGATTTCCGCTATCTTTAATTCCTGCTTGTCTTTTAAAATAACTCTCAAGCAAATCCCCAATCACAGCAAAAATCGCAACAACTAAAGAAATATAAATACTTTTTACAACACTAAATTCAAAAGTACCTATTATAGTTCCTAAAATTCCAGCACATACAATACCTCCAACAACCCCTTCTAAAGTTTTATTAGGACTTGTCGGTGAAAATGCTCTTTCGCCTATTAGTTTTCCTATAAAATAAGCCCCGCTATCACAAGCAACCACTATAGCTATAAGCCAAAACAATACAAACATACCCTCATAGCTTAAAACTTGATATAGCATTAAAATAGGCAAAGTCGGATAAATATATGGCATTAATTCGTTTAAATTATCACTTTTTTTATAAACTAAATACCCTAAAATCAAAATCACACCTGCTAATCCTACATAAAAAGGCTTATCTAAAATCACAGCAATAATAAAAACACCTAAGGCTAAAAAAACACTTGCGTATTTAGTTTTAAACATGGCTTTAGCTTCATTAAAAGCTAAAAAAAGTAAAATTCCAAAAAGTATAAAATTAATAAAAAAATTATCCAACAAAGCTATAACCAAAACAGCAACTATCATAATAATCGCACTTGCAATTCTTGTTTTAGAAAACATTTTTTTCCTTATTTAAATACTCAAATCAAGCAAATGAGAGCTTTTTTTAACCTCTTCTTCTTGTTCTTGCTCATCATCTTCTTCTTGAGCTTGCATATTTTTTTTAGAAGAATGTTTTTTTTCTTCCTCTTGTCTTTCTTTTACTTCATCGCTTAGCTCATGAGATTGATTAACCTTTTCAAGCTTTTCTACGGTTTTTTCTTTGGCTTGAAATTCGCTCATATTTACTAAAGTAGCAAAAGAATCCTTTGCAAGATCATTGCTTGCTTGCGCTGAATGCACTGGTGCATTTTGATTAGCAAAATGTATGCCACCTATTTGACTTATAGGCATATTTACTCCTTTAAAATGCTTAAAGTCTTGTAATTTGTATAATTTACAAAAGCTTTTTCTTTTATTTTAACAAAATTCTTACTAGTATAATCGACCAAATAAGTCCCAGAACTTAATTTTGAAAATTCCACACAAATTTTTGCTGCAAATTCTAACACCATTTGGCTTATTTTTAATTTATTTGAAGTGATGATAACATGCGCACTTGGATAATCTTTCACATGAAACCACAAATCATCTTTTTTTGCTATTTTTAACAAATATTCATTGGCTTTTTCATTGCGTCCTACACTGATTTTAAATCCATCTATGTAAAAACTACTCACCCCTGCATTTATTTCTTCTTTTTTCACTGCTTTAGTTTTTTTAGGCATTAAAATTTCAAGCTCATACAAAGAAAAACTTTTCACAATCATCGCTTTAAGATTAACCAAAAAATCTAATTTTTCAGTCAAAATTTCTCGTTCGATGTTGATATTTTTAGCCTTTTGCTTAAGTTTTTTTGCCATTTTATAAAATTCATTAGCGCTGATTTTAGGAGTATTTTCCAAATTGAAACTAAGCTCATTACCTTCAAAATCTTGCAAAGTAAAATTTCTTTGAAAATTTTGCAAAGAATTTAAATTTGCAAATAAAACATCTGCTTTCTTGCTCAATAAATTTGCATTTTCTATTAAGATTTCTTCTTTTTCTAAATCATTGATATTTTGCTCTAAAGTTTTAATCTTTTTATCTATATTTAAAATCTTATTTTCTTTTATATTTTGCAATCTTTTTTGCTGAATTTCTTTGGATTTTTGTAAAAAATATGTATCAAAATCATCAATTTTTACAAATTCTTCTTTTATCTCAAAAGCTTTTAAAGCCTCTAGTTTTTCTCCTATTTTTACTACCCGATAGCTTTTATCTATATGCCTTAGAGCTTCTATGATAAAATCTTTCATATCGGTTATAATTACATTGGTATTTTTACCTGTAAATTCAAAGTAAATTCTTGCATCATAACTTTTATATGATTTTTCAGATAAAACATCAAAACACAAAATTCTATTATTTTCTAAAACCTTTATATCTAAAATTTTTGCATTGGAAAAATATTTTTTAAGCATAAAATCAAATGGCGCATTGTAATTTTTAGCTTGGATTTTATCTTTATAAATTGCACTATTAGCTCTAGTTAAATCCATGATAAAACTTTGATGATCTAAACTTAATTCTAAAATATTATCATCAAGTCTTTTTAGATAATTTAGTCTTTTAAAGGATAAAAAATAATCTTTTATTTGTATTAAATCTGTATATTTCATACAAAGTATTATAAAATATTTTAACCAATTTGTGAGGTTTTATGGAAAAAATTCCTTATCCTTGTGTGATTTTATGTGGTGGAAAATCTTCTCGTATGGGGCAAGATAAAAGTTTATTAGAAGTTAATGGAAAAAATTTAACGCTTTATCAATATGAAAAATTTTCACAAATCTTTAATCAAGTTTTTATTAGTTCTAAAGACAATAAATTTCATCAAAAATTGCCATTGATTTTAGATGAAAATAATTCTTTTTATTCACCGCTTTTAGCTTTAAATTCTATATTTAAATATTTTCAAAATACTTATATATTTATCATTAGCGTAGATAGTCCAAATATAAATAAAAAAAGTATTTATACGCTATTTCATCGTTTAAATTCACAAAATATACTTTTGGCTAGCACAAAAAATTATAAGCATTACTTATGTGGATTTTATCATAGTAAAAATTATGAAAAATCTTTACAATTTTTAAAAGAAAATAATCACAAACTAAGTGTTTTTTGCTCTACAATGAAAGCTGAATTTATAGAATTTGAAAATGAAGATGAATTTATCAATCTAAATTATTTTGATGATTATCAAAAATGGCAAAGAAGTCTTAAAGACTTCTAAATTTAAAGCAAGAAAAAAGCTATAATGCTACCTAAAACCAATAACGAGCCATTAAAAAATATAAAAGTAGGTATGCAAGTATCTTTTATATGATCACCTTGTCCATCTGCGTTTAATCCTACGCTCACACCTAAAGTAGTCTCGCTAGCAGGAGATCCAGCATCCCCTAAAGCTCCAGCCACTCCTATGATAAAAATAATCGCAACAGGAGAAAAACCAAGCTGAAGACAAATTGGGCAAAATAAAGTCGCTATAATAGGAATAGTTCCAAATGAACTTCCTATACCTATGGTGATTAAAAGCCCTATAGCTAACATAATCAAAATAGCTAAAAAATGACTTTGATCCATAAAAGGCACACTTACTCTAACAAGCTCATCAATACCACCACTTTGCTTTAAAACTTCACTATATCCAGAAGCTACAAGCATTACAAATGCTATATAACCCATGATTTTAAGCCCATCATCAAACACTAAATTTACTTTATTATATTCTACTCCACCCAAAAGCACCATCAAAACAAAACCCAAAAGACCTGATAATGGAAGATTGTGTGTTAAAATTTGCAAAAGTAAAGTCAGTCCAAGACCAGCTAAAACTCCCCATTCTTTTTTACCCATAGTCAAATTATCAAAATCCATTTTAGAAATTTGCTCTTCTTTATACTCTCTTGGTTTTGCATAGAATACAAACACAGCTAAAAATAATCCTACTAACATACAAATTACAGCAAAAATCATCGTGTTTGAAACTTGATCAAGATTAATCAAAACACCATTTGAATTTAAATTATCCACTAATAGAGTTTGATAAATAAGTCCAAATCCTAACGGAACCACCATATAAGGAGTAGTAAGTCCAAAAGTCAAAGCACAAGCTATAGCCCTACGATCAATTTTTAATTTATTAAAAATCATCAACAAAGGCGGTATAAGTAAAGGAACAAAAGCCACATGTATAGGAATTAAATTTTGCGAAAAACACGCAATCAAAGCCAAAGAAAGTATTAACACATATTTTCTATGGGATATAAAATTTGATACAAGTTTTATCAAATACGCCGTAAGATTTGTCTTTGATATAGCAGCAGCAACTGCACCAAGTAAAATATAACTCAAAGCAGTTTGTAAATTTCCTTGCATACCATCGATCAAAATTTTCATAGAATCCATCATAGCTTGAGGTAATTGTGTAAAAAAACTTATAAAATCAAGATGTTCTAAATGCATATATTTTGACCAAACACCTACAAAAATACCACTAAGTAAAACACTAAGCAACACATTAAACCTAAAAAAACACAATAGCGTCATTAAAATAACGCCCATAAAAACAGGATTGGTCAAAAGCATTTTTTTCCTTACAAAAATAAAAATAAAAGATTTTACATTTTAAATGATTTTTTTAAATATTCTTTTAAGTTTAAAAAATTTAAGCAAAAATTGCAAAATAAAAGCATAAAATGATTTTTTACTTTTAAAAAAGGCTTATTGATGAGAAGTGATGCTATCAAAAAAGGACATTTAAAAGCACCAAATCGCTCTTTACTTAGAGCATGTGGATTAAACGATGATGATTTTAACAAACCTTTCATAGGAGTTGCAAATAGCTATATAGATATCATTCCAGGTCATTTTTTCTTAAACGATTATGCAAAAATCATTAAAGATGAAATCAAAAAAAATGGCTGTATTCCTTTTGAATTTAATACCATAGGAGTAGATGATGGCATAGCAATGGGACATGATGGTATGCTTTATTCTTTGCCAAGTCGTGAAATCATAGCAAATTCTATAGAAACTGTGATGAATGCTCATCAACTTGATGCTTTAATTTGCATACCAAATTGCGATAAAATCACACCAGGTATGTTAATGGGAGCTTTAAGAGTAAATGTTCCTACTATTTTTGTAAGCGGTGGGCCTATGAGAGCTGGGGTAAACAAACATGGTGATAAAATCAGCCTTAGTTCAGTTTTTGAAGCAGTTGGTGCATATGAAGCAAAAAAAATCAATGAAGATGATTTAAAAGATATAGAATGCAAAGCCTGTCCTAGCGGTGGTTCATGTTCTGGAATGTTTACTGCAAATTCTATGAATACTTTATGTGAGGCTATGGGTATAGCACTAGAAGGCAATGGCACCATACTAGCTTTAAGTAAAGAAAGAGAAGAGCTTTTAAGAAAAGCAGCGCGCAGAATTTGCCAAATAGCACTCGATGAACGCTTTAAAATTAAAAATATCATCACTAAAAAATCCATAAAAAACGCTCTAATAGTTGATATGGCTATGGGTGGAAGCTCTAATACAATACTACATATGCTTGCAATTGCCTATGAAGCAGGTGTAAATTTAAATATTAAAGAATTAAATGAAATTAGTAAAAATGTAGCGCACATTGCCAAAATAGCACCTTCGCTAAATAGTGTATATATGGAAGATATCCATAAAGCTGGTGGAGTAAGTGCTGTAATAGCCGAACTTGCAAATAAAAAAGATCATATTTTAGAGCTTGATGCTATGGACATACTCGGACAAACTTTACAAGATCGTATAAAAAATTCAAAAATCAAAGATGAAAGCATCATTAAAAAATTAGACAATGCTTATTCTAGTGTAGGTGGACTTGCGATTTTATTTGGAAATTTGGCTGAGCAAGGTTGTGTTATAAAAACTGCTGGAATCATGGGTCAGCGTAAATTTAAAGGCAAGGCAATATGTTTTAACTCTCAAGAAGAAGCTATAAAAGGCATTATAAAAGGAAAGGTTAAAAAAGGACAAGTGTGTGTTATACGCTATGAAGGTCCAAAAGGTGGGCCTGGCATGCAAGAAATGCTAAGTCCTACTTCACTTTTAACTGGCATGGGACTTGGAGCTGATGTAGCATTGATTACAGATGGACGCTTTAGTGGTGCTACTAGAGGACTTAGTATAGGCCATATCTCCCCTGAGGCTGCTGAAGGTGGGTTAATAGCCCTTTTAAAAGACGGGGATGAAATTGAAATAGATGTGGATAATTATAGTATAAATACAAATTTAAGCAATGAAGAAATAACAAAAAGAAAAGCTGAATTTAAGCCATTGCAAAAAGAAATAAATTCAAGATGGTTAAAAATGTATCAAAAATTAGTAAGCAATGCTAGCAAGGGTGCTGTTTTAGACGCATAAAAGTGGCCGGGAGAAAGGGATTCGAACCCCTGGAGGTGTTACCCTCAACGGTTTTCAAGACCGCCGCTTTCGACCACTCAGCCATCTCCCGAATATATAAAATTTTCAAAATGATTGGAGGCGACATCCGGATTCGAACCGGAGATCAAGGCTTTGCAGGCCCATGCCTTACCGCTTGGCTATGTCGCCTTGAGTTACCCCAATAAATGTGGTGCCCGAGGCCGGACTTGAACCGGCACGGAAGAAAAATTCCGAGGGATTTTAAGTCCCTTGTGTCTACCAATTCCACCACCCGGGCGGGTGATAATGGAGCGGGAAACGAGATTCGAACTCGCGACCCCAACCTTGGCAAGGTTGTGCTCTACCCCTGAGCTATTCCCGCAAATAAAAATGAAGTCAAAATTATATCAATATAAGCTTAAATATATATAAAAACTATTTTTATTACAAATTAATAAAAAATTTAATTTTTTTAAATATAATTCCATCTACTAAACTAAAAATATAATAAAAATTAAATGAAAAGTTATTATATTTTTAAAAAATAAACAACAAATTACAAACAAAATTAAGATAAGGAGAAATTAAACGATGTTGAAACTAAATGTATCAGGCAAAATGACATCAATAGTTGGATTTTTGATTGTCATGATTTTAAGTATAGTCAGTGTTTTAGGTTATTTTCAAACCAAAAATAATACTTTTGAACTCATCAAAGATGTTCAATTAAAAACAATGGATGATGTAACTTTAACATTTAACAATTATGGACAAAGCAAAAGAAATGCTATCAATACCTTAGCAGATGAACTTTCTAAAGTTCCATTGGATGATAAAGAACAAATTCTATCACTTATTGGGTCTTTTCAAAAGGCTTTTAATTTCCAATTAACTTTCTTTGGTATTGAAGAGCTAAATGGTGTGTTTTTATCAAATGGGCAGTTTTTAAATTCTGCAAAAGGTTTTAATTTACAAAATAGCATATGGTATACACAAGCAAGACAAGCAAAAGCAGTCATCGCAACTAACCCTTATAGATCATCAACAGATGGCGTTGTTACTATGACTTATGCAGCACCTGTATATAAAAATGGAAATTTTATAGGCGTTGTTGGTGGTGATTATACACTAAGTTCTTTTTCTAAAGATGTTTTAGCTTTTGGAAGATCTGCTACTACTTATGCAGTTGTTTATAACAACGAAGGTGAGATTATGTTCCACGAAAATCAAGATAAAATCTTGACAAAAGATCAACTAGGAACAAATATTTCAAAAATCATTAATACAAATCCATCATACTATCTAGATCCAGATAATAGAGATTCTTTATTTGAAGCAAAAGATGACAAAGGCATAGCTTATCAAGTAATGTGTAATGCCACTATTAATCCAAATTTTAAAGTTTGCACAATTACAGAAAATCGTGCTTATACAAATCCTATAAAAAAAGCTTTGTTTGCTCAAATTATCGTAGGTTTAATAGCAATAGTAATTGCTTTA encodes:
- a CDS encoding type II secretion system protein, translating into MKKAFTIMELVFVVIILGVLAAIALPKLGASKDEASATQALSNLKIFINDVSNYVLKNEALSSIALMSNVANIKNEDLSSLQNSSKELYFGVGNDEECFKVVFVDQESVLLLGISTKTNNNFQNIANLKNELLKKPSDLNLKNQLDNALKELANTEFQSLSKSKSCQNLIHSKTFKDLASKVYILSGN
- the tsaD gene encoding tRNA (adenosine(37)-N6)-threonylcarbamoyltransferase complex transferase subunit TsaD: MKNLILAIESSCDDSSIAIINKNTYECIFYKKISQENEHNQYGGVVPELAARLHTQALPQILDQCKKYFDQLCAISVTNEPGLSVSLIGGVAMAKMLAVSLNLPLIAINHLKGHIYSLFLEQSIKLDMGVLLVSGGHTMVLFVNNEGKISELIRTSDDSFGESFDKVAKMMNLGYPGGAIIENLAKQAKNNSLEFSTPLLHSKELSYSFSGLKNQVRLEILKQELSKERQCEIANAFQKTAIAHIMDKLSKIFKEYKFKRFGVVGGASANLSLREQIENLCKIYECELLLAPLEYCSDNALMIARAACEAYEKQEFVDICEDLINPKVQNLQGKL
- a CDS encoding multidrug ABC transporter permease/ATP-binding protein, whose protein sequence is MNFILALFKENKIKICLFLFFSILTSLIGVLTLVFINEFLLKSKLENPYIIIYFVLLLLLFFASSSFVEITLSSFGQNFIFKMQRRVVKQILDTNILSILNTTKARILASLNNDVRSISFGLLRFPEFVQSSVLIFCTSAYISYLSLELFFLCLVWIICVFIINHFLMSKVYFYFKNARENDDALQKNYQNILQGHNELTLNPLRAKQYYENEFQINALKKKKSSTIGNILHILSNNWSNSAMLALVGVEFYIALAYEFASIENATTIALSVLFLRTPLVSMIGSFPTILMAKIALDKISNLNLQEYQQEFKFTQEKTQWSKISLKDVSFAYNEKFMLYPVNFELKKGECIFLIGKNGSGKSTFSMILAGLFTDFKGKIFLDDELITSENIYKYRALISAIFSDFHLFTQILKDEKFSQDDLEYWLKILELDSKVEIIEENFSTTKLSAGQKKRLAMLNALLEKKDILILDEWAADQDPMFRKFFYTKLLPLLKQKGITIFAITHDDVYFDIADRILLAQNGQIQELKGDIKTITKEVVEKF
- a CDS encoding M99 family carboxypeptidase catalytic domain-containing protein, with amino-acid sequence MKFLICLGVFINLAFSLTFSVKENGKSLDDNNTVLILGGIQGDEPGGFHAASLLLSDYNITKGKIIVVPNLAFESIIARNRGNFGDLNRKFANLDKNDPDYHTIERIKELILTPEINMVINLHDGSGFYRPKYENKDKNPNRWGNTSIIDQSEVNSTKYADLENIAKEAVENINKALITQEHQYHLKNTKTQEKNDKDMLKALTYFVVSNHKAAFANEASKNLPTHLRVYYHLLAIEYYLKKANIEFTRTFELTPNGVYKAIEKPLEVRLFNDKILIYLDRPNPTIKFLPFPVNQALNYEASNEITAVISGKNSYSINYGNRLQTRIYPEYFEFSNALDSVELIVDGQNIQTSFAKKIMVKQNFKIPAISGVRVNVIGFDRGKDESEILISKNQMQSRYSLDKKRKIYRVEFYELKNANLNEQILAKNTHTKEIKNVDISNNFIEKADQKDKFLGMILVEFE
- a CDS encoding phosphatidate cytidylyltransferase encodes the protein MFSKTRIASAIIMIVAVLVIALLDNFFINFILFGILLFLAFNEAKAMFKTKYASVFLALGVFIIAVILDKPFYVGLAGVILILGYLVYKKSDNLNELMPYIYPTLPILMLYQVLSYEGMFVLFWLIAIVVACDSGAYFIGKLIGERAFSPTSPNKTLEGVVGGIVCAGILGTIIGTFEFSVVKSIYISLVVAIFAVIGDLLESYFKRQAGIKDSGNLIPGHGGILDRIDAIMIAAFAMAALV
- the dxr gene encoding 1-deoxy-D-xylulose-5-phosphate reductoisomerase, whose translation is MIVLGSTGSIGVNTLYIAHKNNIAIEALSCGKNIKLLNEQIAKFKPKFVCIQDFKDKKLVNHNKIFVAQEGLKEMISQCKSSLVVNAIVGFAGLNSSLMAQKLGKNLALANKESLVVAGKFFDTSKIMPIDSEHAALKCLIEKRKNIKKLFITASGGAFYKYKIKDLKDVTLKQALKHPNWSMGAKITIDSASMCNKLFEIIEAYHLYGFTNIDALIEKKSLVHALCEFKDGGISAYFSHANMRLSIAQAILKNHNKTYIQTLDLIKMQNLKFEKISLKKYPIFTLKDELLKNPDLGVIINSANEYMVYKFLEEKVGFLDIAKGIFKALDHFGVPKINDIEDVFEYNAQVKLYLDGR